In the Salarias fasciatus chromosome 13, fSalaFa1.1, whole genome shotgun sequence genome, one interval contains:
- the znhit2 gene encoding zinc finger HIT domain-containing protein 2, whose amino-acid sequence MNPVLRRRLPPSVRSLLTDIGPKQEWTEPEDEPAARDGILLPSRGAAQEESITPAKTKEQEEGGGSATKKSSVCMLCQRKPSCYTCPRCNVQYCSLACYQSPDHTVCSEEFYKESVLQELKEMGKTEAEGKKKMQEILVGLKQKAEETHGGMESLLKQAGVVQDDEEDRDVTKKVQAMELLSRLAEHQESGEERETEIDAILEQLEEIGGGELLSGDPEEDEGEQDLADRLSGLDIDKLSEEELWALLSTKERETFTGLVKDGALGGLIPLWKPWWEEHEEGERLVEELSELEKEKSAVTDLQDSNDDVQPLDKVIQEQDKSVTNVKEVKTGSRKEKTKLNVPKISAKIPKLTSLCASPSPLVCYGVINALFGYAFTLSLFNGDTDSLMFEFCDMVLALSESLSSNRVFSSIQEALDCGEARILGGSYLDKEDPLAPARTVEAVAHIMTGRDRKDVSGYCLAALSQLRSVLSKARTALSKEGEEGAKRQKFYLASKKCEFFQAWVLDNGHEFHRLAVELWSEHSRREAVKKNMEKEKTLLEQNLKKQRKKGKLIEEVS is encoded by the coding sequence ATGAATCCCGTACTGAGACGGAGACTTCCTCCGTCCGTGAGGAGCCTCCTGACAGACATTGGCCCGAAACAGGAGTGGACTGAGCCTGAGGACGAACCTGCGGCCAGAGACGGGATCCTGCttccctccagaggagctgcaCAGGAGGAGTCTATTACTCCAGCGAAGACcaaagagcaggaggaaggcgGTGGCAGCGCCACCAAGAAGAGCTCAGTCTGCATGCTGTGTCAACGCAAACCCTCCTGTTACACCTGCCCGCGGTGTAACGTCCAGTATTGTAGTTTGGCTTGTTACCAAAGCCCGGATCACACTGTGTGTTCTGAGGAGTTTTATAAGGAGTccgtcctgcaggagctgaaggaaatggggaaaacagaagctgagggcaaaaagaaaatgcaagaGATTCTTGTGGGCCTCAAACAAAAGGCAGAAGAGACGCACGGCGGGATGGAAAGTTTGCTAAAACAAGCAGGTGTTGTACAAGATGATGAAGAAGACAGAGACGTGACAAAGAAAGTGCAGGCCATGGAGCTCCTGTCCAGATTAGCAGAGCATCAAGAGTCTGGAGAAGAGAGGGAAACAGAAATTGATGCTATTTTGGAACAGCTTGAAGAGATtggaggaggggagctgctgtCCGGAGACCCTGAAGAGGATGAAGGGGAGCAGGACTTGGCTGATCGGCTCTCGGGACTCGATATCGACAAGCTCTCAGAAGAAGAGCTTTGGGCACTTCTCAGCACTAAAGAGAGGGAGACATTTACTGGTCTCGTGAAGGACGGGGCTCTTGGTGGGCTCATTCCACTCTGGAAGCCTTGGTGGGAGGAGCATGAGGAGGGAGAGCGGCTGGTTGAAGAACTGAGTGAACTGGAGAAAGAGAAATCAGCAGTTACAGATCTGCAGGACAGCAACGATGATGTTCAGCCATTAGATAAAGTGATTCAGGAACAAGACAAATCTGTGACAAACGTGAAAGAAGTTAAAACAGGGAGCAGAAAGGAAAAGACCAAATTAAATGTCCCGAAAATTTCGGCAAAGATTCCCAAACTTACTTCCTTATGTGCAAGTCCGTCTCCTCTTGTTTGTTATGGTGTAATTAATGCACTGTTTGGTTATGCGTTTACCCTGTCTCTGTTTAATGGTGACACTGATTCACTGATGTTTGAATTCTGTGACATGGTTCTCGCTCTGTCTGAGTCTCTGAGCTCAAACAGGGTGTTCAGCTCCATCCAGGAAGCATTAGACTGCGGAGAGGCTCGCATTTTAGGTGGAAGTTACCTCGACAAGGAGGATCCTTTGGCGCCAGCCCGGACAGTGGAAGCTGTGGCTCACATCATGACCGGCAGAGACAGAAAGGACGTTTCAGGATACTGCCTGGCAGCCCTGAGTCAGCTGAGATCTGTGCTCTCAAAGGCCAGGACTGCCCTGTCcaaagagggagaggaaggtgCAAAGAGACAGAAGTTTTATCTGGCAAGCAAAAAGTGTGAATTCTTTCAAGCTTGGGTACTCGACAATGGACATGAGTTTCATAGACTGGCTGTGGAGTTGTGGAGTGAGCACAGCAGAAGAGAAGCTGTCAAGAAGAACATGGAGAAGGAGAAAACTCTACTGGAGCAAAACCtaaagaagcagagaaagaaagggaaGTTGATTGAAGAAGTGAGCTGA